One window from the genome of Cucumis melo cultivar AY chromosome 12, USDA_Cmelo_AY_1.0, whole genome shotgun sequence encodes:
- the LOC103497099 gene encoding uncharacterized protein LOC103497099 isoform X4 — protein sequence MENDRRPGRSDARLSMEEEREMEAKTREYFNGVATKRHTKPQRSEFSAHYVDKVNDEDNYIPELAEFQRLESDPHERLTYDGRNGKISEEFVETKYYDDLNCVDKQHHTTGTGFIKMENGDCKGFRLAPDSAAADCCHGSCRGNPATNDWIPASNDPGHFTFGFGKPNRSDN from the exons ATGGAGAATGACAGAAGGCCTGGAAGGAGCGACGCTCGTTTATCCATGGAGGAAGAAAGAGAGATGGAGGCCAAAACTCGAGAGTATTTCAATGGCGTAGCAACGAAGCGCCACACTAAGCCTCAGCGCAGCGAGTTCTCTGCTCATTACGTCGATAAAGTAAATGACGAGGATAATTACATTCCTGAACTCGCCGAGTTTCAGCGCCTTGAATCTGATCCTCACGAG AGACTTACTTATGATGGACGTAATGGCAAGATCTCTGAGGAATTTGTGGAGACGAAGTACTATGATGATCTCAATTGTGTAGACAAACAGCACCACACG ACAGGAACAGGATTCATAAAAATGGAGAATGGAGATTGCAAAGGTTTTAGACTCGCACCAGATTCTGCAGCTGCCGATTGCTGCCATGGATCTTGTAGGGGTAATCCGGCGACTAACGACTGGATTCCGGCCAGTAATGATCCG GGACATTTTACTTTTGGCTTTGGGAAGCCAAACAGAAGTGATAATtag
- the LOC103497099 gene encoding uncharacterized protein LOC103497099 isoform X2: MENDRRPGRSDARLSMEEEREMEAKTREYFNGVATKRHTKPQRSEFSAHYVDKVNDEDNYIPELAEFQRLESDPHERLTYDGRNGKISEEFVETKYYDDLNCVDKQHHTTGTGFIKMENGDCKGFRLAPDSAAADCCHGSCRGNPATNDWIPASNDPAENKAQRKASQDEPKGGILSSL; encoded by the exons ATGGAGAATGACAGAAGGCCTGGAAGGAGCGACGCTCGTTTATCCATGGAGGAAGAAAGAGAGATGGAGGCCAAAACTCGAGAGTATTTCAATGGCGTAGCAACGAAGCGCCACACTAAGCCTCAGCGCAGCGAGTTCTCTGCTCATTACGTCGATAAAGTAAATGACGAGGATAATTACATTCCTGAACTCGCCGAGTTTCAGCGCCTTGAATCTGATCCTCACGAG AGACTTACTTATGATGGACGTAATGGCAAGATCTCTGAGGAATTTGTGGAGACGAAGTACTATGATGATCTCAATTGTGTAGACAAACAGCACCACACG ACAGGAACAGGATTCATAAAAATGGAGAATGGAGATTGCAAAGGTTTTAGACTCGCACCAGATTCTGCAGCTGCCGATTGCTGCCATGGATCTTGTAGGGGTAATCCGGCGACTAACGACTGGATTCCGGCCAGTAATGATCCG GCTGAGAACAAAGCACAAAGGAAAGCTTCACAAGATGAGCCCAAAGGTGGGATACTAAGTAGTCTGTGA
- the LOC103497099 gene encoding uncharacterized protein LOC103497099 isoform X1, with protein MENDRRPGRSDARLSMEEEREMEAKTREYFNGVATKRHTKPQRSEFSAHYVDKVNDEDNYIPELAEFQRLESDPHEQRLTYDGRNGKISEEFVETKYYDDLNCVDKQHHTTGTGFIKMENGDCKGFRLAPDSAAADCCHGSCRGNPATNDWIPASNDPAENKAQRKASQDEPKGGILSSL; from the exons ATGGAGAATGACAGAAGGCCTGGAAGGAGCGACGCTCGTTTATCCATGGAGGAAGAAAGAGAGATGGAGGCCAAAACTCGAGAGTATTTCAATGGCGTAGCAACGAAGCGCCACACTAAGCCTCAGCGCAGCGAGTTCTCTGCTCATTACGTCGATAAAGTAAATGACGAGGATAATTACATTCCTGAACTCGCCGAGTTTCAGCGCCTTGAATCTGATCCTCACGAG CAGAGACTTACTTATGATGGACGTAATGGCAAGATCTCTGAGGAATTTGTGGAGACGAAGTACTATGATGATCTCAATTGTGTAGACAAACAGCACCACACG ACAGGAACAGGATTCATAAAAATGGAGAATGGAGATTGCAAAGGTTTTAGACTCGCACCAGATTCTGCAGCTGCCGATTGCTGCCATGGATCTTGTAGGGGTAATCCGGCGACTAACGACTGGATTCCGGCCAGTAATGATCCG GCTGAGAACAAAGCACAAAGGAAAGCTTCACAAGATGAGCCCAAAGGTGGGATACTAAGTAGTCTGTGA
- the LOC103497099 gene encoding uncharacterized protein LOC103497099 isoform X3, whose amino-acid sequence MENDRRPGRSDARLSMEEEREMEAKTREYFNGVATKRHTKPQRSEFSAHYVDKVNDEDNYIPELAEFQRLESDPHEQRLTYDGRNGKISEEFVETKYYDDLNCVDKQHHTTGTGFIKMENGDCKGFRLAPDSAAADCCHGSCRGNPATNDWIPASNDPGHFTFGFGKPNRSDN is encoded by the exons ATGGAGAATGACAGAAGGCCTGGAAGGAGCGACGCTCGTTTATCCATGGAGGAAGAAAGAGAGATGGAGGCCAAAACTCGAGAGTATTTCAATGGCGTAGCAACGAAGCGCCACACTAAGCCTCAGCGCAGCGAGTTCTCTGCTCATTACGTCGATAAAGTAAATGACGAGGATAATTACATTCCTGAACTCGCCGAGTTTCAGCGCCTTGAATCTGATCCTCACGAG CAGAGACTTACTTATGATGGACGTAATGGCAAGATCTCTGAGGAATTTGTGGAGACGAAGTACTATGATGATCTCAATTGTGTAGACAAACAGCACCACACG ACAGGAACAGGATTCATAAAAATGGAGAATGGAGATTGCAAAGGTTTTAGACTCGCACCAGATTCTGCAGCTGCCGATTGCTGCCATGGATCTTGTAGGGGTAATCCGGCGACTAACGACTGGATTCCGGCCAGTAATGATCCG GGACATTTTACTTTTGGCTTTGGGAAGCCAAACAGAAGTGATAATtag